TATATGATCAGGCGATCGATATTGCTAGCAGAATTGAAGAACGATCGCGGCAGGCAGATGCATTGACCGATATTGTGATTGCGTTTCTGGCCGATCACAACTATGACATGGCGATCGAGGCTGCCAATGCAATCCTGGAGGTGGATCGCAAAATATCCACCCTTGAACAAATTGCCCTGAAGCTGGTTCAGTTAGATGAAGGCGATCGGGCAATTGCGGTAATTAAAACGATTACGGATGCCCAGGCTCGTAAAACTGCCCTGGCAAGACTCTCAGTCCAGGCAGCACAGTCGGGACAATTTGAAATGGCGCTGGCGATCGCTCAACTGCTGCGCCAAATCAACCAGGCGGAAGCTGTTGCCAATATGCCAATGGTGGAAGAACAGGAAACAATTATCCAAACTACGCCATTTGTCAATGAAGATGCCTCGGTGTCCTATAGCTTGCAAGAAATTGCTACCCATTTAGCCGAATATCGCCAGTTTGATAAGGCGATCCGGGTGGCGCGAAGTATTGAATCGCCATTGAGCAAAACTAAGGCATTGGCTGAAATTGCGGTGCGTAGTGCAGATGCGGGGCAATATGACCAGGCGATCGAATTGTTGCGGCGAGCGATCGCTAGCTTCCAAAAGGTCAAAAATGAATTTCTATTGCTCTCAGCGCTCACAGAATTATCGATCGAAGCGACTAGTAATAACGATGGCGATCGGCAATATGACCAGAATTTGCAGCAGGTACAAGCCCTCGAAGATTCAATGGAAAAAGTGAAGGCGCTGGCGGCGTTGGTGCTGTCGCTGGCCGAAGCGGGACAGGTGCAGGAGGTGGCAGAATTATTGGTGCATACGGTGGCCAAACTACAAGATGAGCATTTTCCGCATTTAATTAAAAAGCCTGAAGGAGAGGTGGGGGATGAGCCGATCGATGAGATCGAGGATATTAACAATATTCTTGATCAACTTTAGTTTTAACTATTATTCAATCATCTATTCAATCATCTTCCCAGGTCATGCATGGCATTAATCACCGCCGCACATTTTGCCGTAGTGGCTTCCAGATCAGCCCGACTGCTTGATGCTGGTGCTGGCAATACCTCACCAATCCTGACCGTAATCGGATAGGGACGGGGGAAACTGCTGCCACTAGTTAAAACTTTTTCACTGCCCCACAAACTCACTGGCAAAATTGGTGCATTGGCCTTCGCCGCGATCAGCGCTGCCCCCAACTTGGGATCATTGATCCGGCCATCCTTGGTGCGGGTGCCCTGCAAAAACACTCCCGTCGCCCAACCATCTGCCAGGGAAGCCAAGGCAGATTTAATTGCACTGCGATCGCTAGCGCCACGTTTGACTGGATATGCACCATAGAGCCGGATCGCACTGCTCAAAACTGGCACCTTAAACAATTCTTCCTTCGCCATAAACGACACCGGGCGGCCAACACAATTGGAGACGATCGGCGGGTCGAAATGGCTGGCATGATTACTAACTACCACCAGAGCCCCCGTTTGTGGCACATTTTCCACACCATAGATACGCCCCCGAAAATAAGCATGGAGCATGGGGCTAACCACCGACCATTTAAACAGGTGGTAGAGCAAAAGGCTGGCAAAGGGTTCACGCGCTTGGGACATTAATTCTTATGGCGGGGTTACTGGGACTGCTTTTGTATTTTAAAATAACGGGAGTCCAAGCAGGGGATTAGGATTCTAAATCATCGCTATTCGTCTAAAACTTGATGAATAAATTTGGCATAGCCCCAGGCCAAATGGAACTTAAAGTAGCGCTGAGATTGTATTAATTAAAAATAACTAACCTATACTATGCCCCAATCGCAGCCTGTCAAAGTTGCCGTCTTGCAAGCCAAATTAAATGGCGATCGCCACGACAATATTGCCAAAATCATCGACTTAGCGATCGAAGCCAGTGGCAATGGCGCAAACATTATCTTAATCCCAGAACTATTTGAAGGTAAGTATTTTTGTAATCTAGAGCGGGATGAATTTTTTGCTTGGGCTAAGCCTGCCGCCGAACATCCTACAGTTAAGCATTTCCAGGCGATCGCCGATAAACTCAATGCCGTGATTCCAGTCCCTTTTTTTGAACAGGCAGGACAAGCCTACTACAACAGCGTCGCCACGATCGATGCCACTGGCGAAATTCTGGGCATTTACCGCAAAAGCCATATTCCAGACGGGCCTGGCTATGAGGAAAAATTTTATTTTCGACCGGGCAATAGCGGTTTCAAGGTGTGGCCAACCGTGTTTGGTAAGGTGGGTGTGGGTATTTGCTGGGATCAATGGTTTCCGGAATGCGCTAGGGCAATGGTGATGCAGGGGGCGGATATTTTGCTGTATCCTACGGCGATCGGCTCGGAGCCAGATGAGCCCGATCTAGACACCAGAGGCCCCTGGCAAAGGGCAATGGTGGGTCATGCGGTGAGTAATATTGTGCCGGTGGCAGCCGCAAACAGAATTGGTCGGGAAGCTGAAAATCAATTTTTTTATGGGCATTCTTTTATTGCCAACCATCGTGGCGACATTGTGGCGCAACTAGGAGCCCACAAGGAGGGGGTGGGATATGCCAGTTTTGACTTTGCCCAAATTAGGCGCGATCGTGCCTCGTTTGGGTTTTTCCGCGATCGCCGCCCTGAACTCTATTCAATTCTGGTGACGGCTGATGGAGAAACATAGCTATATTAGGTTTGAGCGATATATTGCGTGAGACCACACTAGGCTACCTGATAGCGATCGATATTTGTTTGATTAATTAAAGGAGCTGTATCTAGGTTAGAGTTACTCGGTTGAGATGATTGCCAATATTGACTGCGCAGGCTTTTCCAGAGTTGATAGCGGCTGCCGGCTGCCGATCGTGATGACCGCCGGCACATTCTGCTGATTTAGATTGTGCAAGATCCGGGAGGCAATATGGCGATCGCTCAGATCAAAACAATCCACCAGCCCATAGATTTCATTGTTGTAGGTAATGCCTTCACGCAATACACCATTGCGCCAAAACTTGAAGTGGGAAACACTATGAGATGGAATTAAATGATTATTCATGAGCTTTTGCTCTCATCCAGTTAGCAACACATATAAATTGGTTCTTGCTAACATTTTAACTACGAAAGCATCGGCATGTTTGTGAATAAATATATGGATTTTAGTGATCTCAATCACGGCAAATGCTTTATGCCTGGAATCAGTCAACTAGTCTTAGCGACGACTACTAGTTTTGCGCCTAAATGTTGGTAGTTTGATTGGCACCGTTAGGGTATCCAGGGGCAACGATCGCCCATTGCGATGGTAGACATTATATTGATGTACCACCTGGGTATCGAGGTTGAGGGCACTGAGCCAACCGCTCTTAGGATGATATGCACCAGTGTCGATGCCAAGCCAGCCAGGTCCCTGGGCAATCTGCCCCGGATGTACACCAGGGAACACAAAGGTAATTGTATGACCAGTAATAATGGTCTTATCACTAAAATATCGGTTGGGACTGCAATGGAAAGGCTCACGAATCCAACAAAATTCTAAGGAAGTTTGATCCTCGATCGTCAGGTTAGGATCAACCCCGGCATGGACTAACCAATAGGTGTCCAAGTCCATATATAGCGGCAACTGGCGCATCCATTGCAGGTGCTTGGTCAGCAGATCCGCATCGCCGTAACTTTCTAATGTCGCTGCACCGCCATTGGCTAACCATCCCTGCCACAACATCGAGGTCTCTGGAGCATCAAATGCCTCAATGCACATCTGCTCGTGATTACCCCTAATGCAGGCGTGGTTATTATTAATTACCCATTCAACTACCTCTGAGCTTTTTGAGCCACGATCGATTAGATCGCCAAGGAAGTATAACGTATCGTCAGCATTCAGGTCGCACTCCTCTAGCAGTTGCATCAACCCATCGTACTGACCGTGAACATCCCCTATAACGTATCGGCTCAAGATCTACTTCCCCAGACTCAAATGTCTACTATACCAGCAATGCTTTTATTCGTGTTATTAATGTGGCGTTAAGCCAATCAAATCAACGTATTAAACGTATCAATTAGCTGGCATGTCAGTCTCACACATTAGCACATCAGTAAATCAGTAAATGACTAGGAAATTAGAGCTACTACTAACTACCATTGATGTTAATTGACATTGCATTTACATTTTTGCTTCTGATGCTACCATCCCCAGGTTAGTAACCAAAGATTAGTAACCAATATCTTTATTGTAGTCGTAATATAACTAGCTGCCCTATCTAGACCGGACGAAAGCGCCTGTATTGTAAGCTAGATGCCATAAATATACATGAGCCTTTCGGCTTATTGTGCCATGTTGCTAAGCTACCCATAACCACCTTTTGGCTTGAATTGCTAGGTAGTCAGGTAGTCAATTTAAGTCAATTTAAACTGTTCTGAGTCAGGACATTACTGGCATGATGTAGCGGTAGCCTCACCTCAATACAAGCCCCCCCAGTGTCTGGATCGTTGCTAACGGTGATTTTACCGTGGTGGGTTTGGACAATCTGACGGGCGATCGCCAAGCCCAAACCACTCCCGCCTTTTTCATTCATGTGACGTGCGCGCGATTGATCGACTCGATAGAAGCGATCGAATACATGGGGCAGAGACTCGGCCGGAAACCCAGGCCCCGAATCAATCACTTGAATCAATACCTGTTGGTCTGTTTCCACTAGCTCTACCACCACCAAAATAATTTGCAGCGCCGGGCTATATTTAATCGCGTTGTCCAGCAGGTTGAGGAACAGGCGAAAAATCCGCGATTGATCCGCTTCAAGCTCTATTTGCTCTATGCCCTGATATTCCAATCGAACTCGTTGCTTTTGAGCCAGTGGCTCCAGACTACTCCAGGCTGATTTGATCAGTTGCACCAGATCGATGGTTTGAATATTTAATTTCAGCGGCATACCAATGTCAGTCTGACCCAGATCTAGCAAATCTTGCACTAAATTACTTAAACGCAATATTTCATCGAGCAATCGATCGATCCAAATCCTCAAGTCTGGCTCGATTCTGGCCTGGAGTGTTTCTGCTACCAATCTGATTGAAGTGAGTGGCGTTTTTAGTTCATGTGCCACATCCGAAGCCCAGCGATCGCGCTGTTGAATTAGGGTAACTTTTTCGGTGCAATCTTGGATAAAAATGCCAATATGCCCGTCGGCCAAGGGAAAACTATAACCCTGGAGCGGAATATCCTGCCGCTGATGGGGGTTAAGTGGATCTGGCTCAACCCAATGAAACACCCACTCGGCATTATGATTCTGGCGATCGTCACGGGTTTTTTGAATTAGTTGATCCAACTCATAGGAGCGCACCAGTTGCAACAGGAAACGGCGATTGGTGGCAGATTCCAGACAATTAGGAATACCCAACAAACCACAGGCCGGATGATTGCAAAATACCAGGCGGTTCTCTTCATCAACCTGGATATAGCCCAGCGGCACTTGGTTAATTATTTGCTGCCAGTTATTTTGCTGTGCCTGCAAATGGCTGGTTTTGCGATCGACAGGCGGTGCTACTTGCTCATTATTATTAATTTGATCCAGTTGCCAGGCCAGGGTAAGAGTTGCCAAGGGGGAAAGGGGTTGTTCACTCAGGCCATTTAGATCGCCAAAATCGGCACTAGAACTGTGGCGATCGCTAAACAACCTGGCAATCGATCGCCAACCCTTCCTACTATTTTTTAATCTATTATTACTATGAAGCCTTCTAGCCCAGACCCGCAGGGCAATTACCCATACCAGACATGAGCCAAAGCCCAATCCAAACCATACCAGTGCCACGGCTTAGTCCCCTGTAGATTTCTGGTTGATTCTCGCGCTCTAAAGCTCTAAACTGCTACAGCCTCTGATCTAGCGCTTAAAAGCTAAGTGGTGATGATTATGGCCAAACCTGTTGAATTCATTATGCCAGGGCGATCACACCAACGTAACCAACGTCAGTTCGACGAGTTTAAAACATAGCAGGAGGTAGAGCAGGCAAGCCTTTATGCTGCAAATCTATAGAAGGCTTTTTAGGTAAATAAGTATAAGCCGTCAAGCCAGCAAAGAGATTAACCAAGAAATTCCAGACGCTGCGGTGCCTGGAATGCTCGATTTGAGAAATATTTTTTAACTGGTCATTGACAGTTTCAATTAAGGAGCGCTTGCGCAAGAGAATTTTGTCGATTAATTTGACCAATTTCTGTTTCATGTTTTTCTTGTAGCGAGTAATTAGTTGCAGACCTTGCTCAAAGAGCTTTTCAAACAAGGGTTGAGAGATATAGCCTCGGTCACCAAATAACTTGCCAATTAGGTCTTTGGCCAAGTCTGGCACTGGTTTACGGTCATCAACATTACCCGCAGTAAGCTTAAAGGCAAGTAGTTCACCTCTCTCGTTGATAATTAAATGCAATTTAAAGCCATAGTGCCAACTCATAGAATTCTTGCCCCAGCCCACTAATCCCTCAAACACACGATGGCTCTTGGAACGGCAGGGATGACATACCTCAATAGGTGTTGAATCAATGAAGCTAATCCCGGTTATTTCACCTTGGCGAGTGTGTAAAAAACAGCACAGCAACATCAATGTCCAGGGCATCAATTCAACGAAACGGTTAT
The sequence above is a segment of the Pseudanabaena sp. PCC 7367 genome. Coding sequences within it:
- the aguB gene encoding N-carbamoylputrescine amidase, producing the protein MPQSQPVKVAVLQAKLNGDRHDNIAKIIDLAIEASGNGANIILIPELFEGKYFCNLERDEFFAWAKPAAEHPTVKHFQAIADKLNAVIPVPFFEQAGQAYYNSVATIDATGEILGIYRKSHIPDGPGYEEKFYFRPGNSGFKVWPTVFGKVGVGICWDQWFPECARAMVMQGADILLYPTAIGSEPDEPDLDTRGPWQRAMVGHAVSNIVPVAAANRIGREAENQFFYGHSFIANHRGDIVAQLGAHKEGVGYASFDFAQIRRDRASFGFFRDRRPELYSILVTADGET
- a CDS encoding lysophospholipid acyltransferase family protein: MSQAREPFASLLLYHLFKWSVVSPMLHAYFRGRIYGVENVPQTGALVVVSNHASHFDPPIVSNCVGRPVSFMAKEELFKVPVLSSAIRLYGAYPVKRGASDRSAIKSALASLADGWATGVFLQGTRTKDGRINDPKLGAALIAAKANAPILPVSLWGSEKVLTSGSSFPRPYPITVRIGEVLPAPASSSRADLEATTAKCAAVINAMHDLGR
- a CDS encoding metallophosphoesterase family protein, with translation MSRYVIGDVHGQYDGLMQLLEECDLNADDTLYFLGDLIDRGSKSSEVVEWVINNNHACIRGNHEQMCIEAFDAPETSMLWQGWLANGGAATLESYGDADLLTKHLQWMRQLPLYMDLDTYWLVHAGVDPNLTIEDQTSLEFCWIREPFHCSPNRYFSDKTIITGHTITFVFPGVHPGQIAQGPGWLGIDTGAYHPKSGWLSALNLDTQVVHQYNVYHRNGRSLPLDTLTVPIKLPTFRRKTSSRR
- a CDS encoding tetratricopeptide repeat protein; the protein is MAQPIDQTLEKILAIADAYQRAEALAELAIESAKGGLAAPAAEILQRSIQAVATIEDASLRELTKWDIENTKAATIAIQLTQFDEDEQATAIAAAIPRADQREATFAQIAFHQAQRGKLEPMFGLIAKITNPGKRDEALAMIVDELVASDRCDQAMQCCERLIDGIIKSVALEKIAIKLAETKQYDRAIAVAQSIEAGSRRAYALEEMVVKLAEAKQYAQAQTVAQAVEDPTIKARMLRSLAAITIDAGLYDQAIDIASRIEERSRQADALTDIVIAFLADHNYDMAIEAANAILEVDRKISTLEQIALKLVQLDEGDRAIAVIKTITDAQARKTALARLSVQAAQSGQFEMALAIAQLLRQINQAEAVANMPMVEEQETIIQTTPFVNEDASVSYSLQEIATHLAEYRQFDKAIRVARSIESPLSKTKALAEIAVRSADAGQYDQAIELLRRAIASFQKVKNEFLLLSALTELSIEATSNNDGDRQYDQNLQQVQALEDSMEKVKALAALVLSLAEAGQVQEVAELLVHTVAKLQDEHFPHLIKKPEGEVGDEPIDEIEDINNILDQL
- a CDS encoding IS982 family transposase; the protein is MAKIVSHLDVTQIFCDVDDFCQQFERHCQQYPQLPSILREKRSRSRMSLSEVMTIVIAFHGSGFRTFKDFYTLCVVPHWHKAFPNLVSYNRFVELMPWTLMLLCCFLHTRQGEITGISFIDSTPIEVCHPCRSKSHRVFEGLVGWGKNSMSWHYGFKLHLIINERGELLAFKLTAGNVDDRKPVPDLAKDLIGKLFGDRGYISQPLFEKLFEQGLQLITRYKKNMKQKLVKLIDKILLRKRSLIETVNDQLKNISQIEHSRHRSVWNFLVNLFAGLTAYTYLPKKPSIDLQHKGLPALPPAMF
- a CDS encoding PAS domain-containing sensor histidine kinase, whose amino-acid sequence is MALVWFGLGFGSCLVWVIALRVWARRLHSNNRLKNSRKGWRSIARLFSDRHSSSADFGDLNGLSEQPLSPLATLTLAWQLDQINNNEQVAPPVDRKTSHLQAQQNNWQQIINQVPLGYIQVDEENRLVFCNHPACGLLGIPNCLESATNRRFLLQLVRSYELDQLIQKTRDDRQNHNAEWVFHWVEPDPLNPHQRQDIPLQGYSFPLADGHIGIFIQDCTEKVTLIQQRDRWASDVAHELKTPLTSIRLVAETLQARIEPDLRIWIDRLLDEILRLSNLVQDLLDLGQTDIGMPLKLNIQTIDLVQLIKSAWSSLEPLAQKQRVRLEYQGIEQIELEADQSRIFRLFLNLLDNAIKYSPALQIILVVVELVETDQQVLIQVIDSGPGFPAESLPHVFDRFYRVDQSRARHMNEKGGSGLGLAIARQIVQTHHGKITVSNDPDTGGACIEVRLPLHHASNVLTQNSLN